Proteins encoded by one window of Brevibacterium atlanticum:
- a CDS encoding 6-phosphofructokinase yields the protein MKIGVLTSGGDCPGLNAVIRGIVRKGIRAYDAEFVGIRDGWRGLLDDDMFDMTMLDVRGLSGRGGTILGTSRTHPYEDGGPERMREVMAAHGIDSLIAIGGEGTLAGASRLVREEGLHVVGVPKTIDNDLGNTDYTFGFDTAQSIATEAIDRLRTTAESHHRCMVIEVMGRNVGWIALHAGMAAGAHAILMPEFPVSFEQISAWVRSARDRGRAPIVVVAEGFIPEGLDSQVADQGVDNKGRVRLGGIANYLAPKIEEITGIESRATILGHLQRGGSPTAYDRVLSTRLGMAAADLAQHGHWGKMASLKGTDIVSVEMSSAVDSLKSVPLHRWEEAQVLFG from the coding sequence ATGAAGATCGGTGTACTCACCTCGGGCGGGGACTGCCCCGGCCTCAACGCTGTCATCCGCGGCATCGTCCGTAAGGGCATCCGCGCCTACGACGCCGAGTTCGTCGGCATCCGCGACGGTTGGCGCGGCCTGCTCGATGACGACATGTTCGATATGACGATGCTCGATGTCCGGGGACTGTCCGGACGCGGCGGAACCATCCTCGGCACCTCGCGCACCCACCCCTACGAAGACGGCGGCCCGGAGCGGATGCGCGAGGTCATGGCCGCCCACGGCATCGACTCGCTCATCGCCATCGGCGGGGAAGGCACCCTGGCCGGAGCCTCACGACTGGTTCGCGAAGAGGGCCTCCACGTCGTCGGAGTGCCCAAGACCATCGACAACGACCTCGGCAACACCGACTACACCTTCGGATTCGACACCGCCCAGTCCATCGCCACCGAGGCCATCGACCGACTGCGCACCACGGCCGAATCCCACCACAGGTGCATGGTCATCGAGGTCATGGGTCGCAATGTCGGCTGGATCGCCCTCCACGCCGGAATGGCCGCCGGCGCCCACGCGATCCTCATGCCGGAGTTCCCTGTCTCCTTCGAACAGATCTCCGCGTGGGTCCGCTCGGCCCGGGACCGCGGACGGGCCCCCATCGTCGTCGTCGCCGAAGGGTTCATCCCCGAAGGTCTGGACTCACAGGTCGCCGACCAAGGCGTCGACAACAAAGGGCGGGTCCGCCTCGGCGGGATTGCGAACTACCTGGCCCCGAAGATCGAGGAGATCACCGGAATCGAATCCCGGGCGACGATCCTCGGGCACCTGCAACGAGGCGGCTCCCCCACCGCGTACGACAGGGTCCTGTCGACCCGGCTGGGGATGGCGGCCGCCGATCTCGCTCAGCACGGCCATTGGGGCAAGATGGCCAGCCTCAAGGGCACCGACATCGTCTCGGTCGAGATGTCATCGGCCGTCGACAGCCTCAAGTCGGTGCCGCTGCACCGCTGGGAGGAAGCACAGGTCCTCTTCGGCTAG
- a CDS encoding DNA-directed RNA polymerase subunit beta' encodes MPDVNFFDELRIGLATAENIRGWSHGEVKKPETINYRTLKPEKDGLFCEKIFGPTRDWECACGKYKRVRFKGIICERCGVEVTRAKVRRERMGHIELAAPVTHIWYFKGVPSRLGYLLDLAPKDLEKVIYFAAYMITSVDEDSRHRDLPSLQNKIDVEKQQIGTRRDADIDRRAKKLEEDLAALEAEGGTAQAKKKLRDTAEKEMDKLRKNADREVDRIEQVWDRFKNLKVNDLEGDESLYREMFHRFGLYFTGAMGAEAIQKRLIDFDLEGEAEKLRELIATGKGQRKTRALKRLKVVNAFLTTDNNPEGMVLDVVPVIPPELRPMVQLDGGRFATSDLNDLYRRVINRNNRLKRLLDLGAPEIIVNNEKRMLQEAVDSLFDNGRRGRPVTGPGNRPLKSLSDMLKGKQGRFRQNLLGKRVDYSGRSVIVVGPQLHLHQCGLPKTMALELFKPFVMKRLVDLNHAQNIKSAKRMVERQHPQVWDVLEEVITEHPVLLNRAPTLHRLGIQAFEPQLIEGKAIQLHPLVCSAFNADFDGDQMAVHLPLSPEAQAEARILMLSANNILKPSDGKPVTMPSQDMIIGLYHLTSERKGLAGDGRSFSGMGEAIMAFDRGELDLGAPITIRLENVVPGDDIDVPEGWTAGDPLDVATTLGRATFNEYLPADYAFVNSTIDKKALSRIVNHLAEEYPKVEVAHTLDNFKAGGFHWATRSGITVAMSDVVSPEAKTEILAEAEAIDTKVQQQYELGALTDDERRNELVKLWTETTEKVDQVMRTNFPEQNSVLRLVESGASGNWMQVRQLAGMRGLVTNPKGEIIPRPIVSNYREGLAVLEYFIASHGARKGLADTALRTADSGYLTRRLVDVSQDVIIRTAEAGSNKGITLPVAERDHEGNLVPHEYAETSVYGRLTVNDVTDADGNVIVPAKSDVTAATVDTLVAAGIEELKVHSVLTADSDAQISAEHYGRSMATGKLVDIGEAIGTVAAQSIGEPGTQLTMRTFHTGGAAASTGDITQGLPRVTELFEARTPKGFAPIAEATGRAKIDDSRKTRFVIITPDDGSEEIEHAVSKRARLMVEDGAHVKAGEQLIVGAVDPKQVLRIRGRREAERFLVEEVQKVYRSQGVGIHDKHIEVIVRQMLRRVTVIESGDTNLLPGELVDRGRYQAENRRVVAEGGQPASARDELMGITKASLATESWLSAASFQETTRVLTEAAMEGKSDTLMGLKENVILGKLIPAGTGLQSHRNLVVEPTEEAKAEMFTNSYGDFYAGIGADSGSAIPLEDYDYGAFS; translated from the coding sequence GTGCCTGACGTCAATTTCTTTGATGAACTGCGCATCGGTCTTGCCACCGCGGAGAACATCCGCGGGTGGTCACACGGTGAGGTGAAAAAGCCTGAGACCATCAACTACCGCACCCTGAAGCCGGAGAAGGACGGACTCTTCTGCGAGAAGATCTTCGGACCCACCCGCGACTGGGAGTGCGCCTGCGGAAAGTACAAGCGCGTCCGCTTCAAGGGCATCATCTGCGAACGCTGCGGCGTCGAGGTGACCCGTGCCAAGGTGCGCCGTGAACGTATGGGCCACATCGAGCTCGCCGCTCCCGTGACCCACATCTGGTACTTCAAGGGTGTTCCCTCCCGCTTGGGATACCTGCTGGATCTGGCTCCGAAGGACCTTGAGAAGGTCATCTACTTCGCTGCCTACATGATCACCTCGGTCGACGAGGACTCCCGTCACCGCGATCTGCCCAGCCTGCAGAACAAGATCGACGTCGAGAAGCAGCAGATCGGCACCCGCCGTGACGCCGACATCGACCGTCGTGCCAAGAAGCTCGAAGAGGATCTCGCAGCGCTCGAGGCCGAGGGCGGCACCGCCCAGGCCAAGAAGAAGCTGCGCGACACCGCCGAGAAGGAAATGGACAAGCTGCGCAAGAACGCCGACCGTGAGGTCGACCGTATCGAGCAGGTGTGGGACCGCTTCAAGAACCTCAAGGTCAATGACCTCGAAGGTGACGAGAGCCTCTACCGCGAGATGTTCCACCGCTTCGGCCTCTACTTCACCGGTGCGATGGGCGCCGAGGCGATCCAGAAGCGCCTCATCGACTTCGACCTCGAAGGCGAAGCCGAGAAGCTGCGTGAGCTCATCGCCACCGGCAAGGGCCAGCGCAAGACCCGTGCACTCAAGCGCCTCAAGGTCGTCAACGCGTTCCTGACCACCGACAACAACCCTGAGGGTATGGTCCTCGATGTGGTTCCGGTGATTCCGCCGGAGCTGCGCCCGATGGTTCAGCTCGACGGCGGCCGCTTCGCGACTTCGGATCTCAACGACCTCTACCGTCGCGTGATCAACCGCAACAACCGTCTCAAGCGTCTGCTCGATCTCGGTGCTCCCGAGATCATCGTCAACAACGAGAAGCGGATGCTGCAGGAAGCTGTTGATTCGCTGTTCGACAACGGTCGTCGTGGACGTCCGGTGACCGGACCGGGCAACCGCCCGCTGAAGTCGCTGTCCGACATGCTCAAGGGCAAGCAGGGCCGGTTCCGTCAGAACCTGCTCGGCAAGCGCGTGGACTACTCTGGCCGTTCGGTCATCGTCGTCGGTCCGCAGCTGCACCTGCACCAGTGCGGTCTGCCCAAGACCATGGCGCTCGAGCTGTTCAAGCCGTTTGTGATGAAGCGCCTGGTCGATCTCAACCACGCGCAGAACATCAAATCGGCCAAGCGCATGGTCGAGCGTCAGCACCCGCAGGTGTGGGATGTCCTCGAAGAGGTCATCACCGAGCACCCTGTGCTGCTCAACCGCGCACCGACCCTGCACCGTCTGGGCATCCAGGCGTTCGAGCCCCAGCTCATCGAGGGTAAGGCCATCCAGCTGCACCCGCTCGTGTGCTCGGCGTTCAACGCCGACTTCGACGGTGACCAGATGGCTGTTCACCTGCCGCTGAGCCCCGAGGCACAGGCCGAGGCCCGCATCCTCATGCTCTCGGCCAACAACATCCTCAAGCCCTCGGACGGCAAGCCCGTGACCATGCCCTCGCAGGACATGATCATCGGTCTCTACCACCTCACCTCCGAGCGCAAGGGTCTGGCCGGCGACGGACGGTCGTTCTCCGGAATGGGCGAAGCCATCATGGCCTTCGACCGCGGAGAGCTCGACCTCGGTGCGCCGATCACGATCCGCCTGGAGAACGTCGTCCCCGGTGACGACATCGACGTTCCCGAGGGTTGGACGGCCGGTGACCCACTGGATGTGGCCACGACCCTGGGTCGTGCGACGTTCAACGAATACCTGCCTGCCGACTACGCGTTCGTGAACTCGACGATCGACAAGAAGGCCCTGAGCCGGATCGTCAACCACCTCGCCGAGGAGTACCCGAAGGTCGAGGTCGCCCACACGCTGGACAACTTCAAGGCCGGCGGCTTCCACTGGGCCACGCGTTCGGGCATCACCGTCGCGATGTCCGACGTCGTCTCGCCCGAGGCGAAGACCGAGATCCTCGCCGAGGCCGAGGCCATCGACACGAAGGTGCAGCAGCAGTACGAACTCGGTGCGCTCACCGACGACGAGCGCCGCAACGAGCTCGTCAAGCTGTGGACCGAGACGACCGAGAAGGTCGACCAGGTCATGCGCACGAACTTCCCCGAGCAGAACTCGGTGCTCCGCCTGGTCGAGTCCGGTGCTTCCGGTAACTGGATGCAGGTCCGCCAGCTGGCCGGCATGCGCGGTCTGGTGACGAACCCGAAGGGTGAGATCATCCCGCGTCCGATCGTGTCGAACTACCGTGAGGGCCTCGCGGTGCTCGAGTACTTCATCGCCTCGCATGGTGCTCGTAAGGGTCTGGCCGACACCGCTCTGCGTACCGCTGACTCCGGTTACCTGACCCGTCGACTCGTCGACGTGTCCCAGGACGTCATCATCCGCACCGCGGAGGCCGGTTCGAACAAGGGCATCACCCTGCCGGTGGCCGAACGCGATCACGAGGGCAACCTCGTGCCGCACGAGTATGCCGAGACCAGCGTCTACGGTCGACTCACCGTCAACGACGTCACCGATGCCGATGGCAATGTCATCGTCCCGGCGAAGTCCGATGTCACCGCGGCAACCGTGGACACCCTCGTGGCCGCCGGCATCGAGGAGCTCAAGGTCCACTCGGTGCTGACCGCGGATTCCGATGCGCAGATCTCCGCCGAGCACTACGGTCGCTCGATGGCGACCGGCAAGCTCGTCGACATCGGCGAGGCCATCGGCACCGTCGCGGCTCAGTCGATCGGTGAGCCCGGAACCCAGCTGACGATGCGTACCTTCCACACCGGTGGTGCCGCAGCGTCGACCGGTGACATCACCCAGGGTCTGCCGCGTGTGACCGAGCTCTTCGAGGCCCGCACCCCGAAGGGCTTCGCCCCCATCGCCGAGGCCACCGGCCGGGCGAAGATCGACGACAGCCGCAAGACGCGCTTCGTCATCATCACCCCGGACGACGGCAGCGAGGAGATCGAGCACGCGGTCTCCAAGCGTGCCCGCCTGATGGTCGAGGACGGAGCGCACGTCAAGGCCGGTGAGCAGCTCATCGTCGGTGCCGTCGATCCGAAGCAGGTGCTGCGCATCCGCGGTCGCCGTGAGGCCGAGCGCTTCCTCGTCGAGGAGGTCCAGAAGGTCTACCGGTCGCAGGGTGTAGGCATCCACGACAAGCACATCGAGGTCATCGTGCGGCAGATGCTGCGTCGCGTGACCGTGATCGAGTCCGGCGACACGAATCTGCTGCCCGGCGAGCTCGTCGACCGCGGCCGCTACCAGGCGGAGAACCGTCGTGTGGTCGCCGAAGGCGGCCAGCCCGCATCGGCTCGTGACGAGCTGATGGGCATCACGAAGGCCTCGCTGGCCACCGAGTCGTGGCTGTCGGCCGCTTCCTTCCAGGAGACCACCCGCGTCCTCACCGAGGCGGCCATGGAAGGCAAGTCGGATACGCTCATGGGGCTGAAGGAGAACGTCATCCTCGGTAAGCTCATCCCTGCGGGCACCGGCCTGCAGTCGCACCGCAACCTCGTGGTAGAGCCGACCGAAGAGGCCAAGGCCGAGATGTTCACCAACAGCTACGGCGACTTCTACGCGGGCATCGGGGCCGATTCCGGCTCCGCCATCCCGCTGGAGGACTACGACTACGGCGCGTTCAGCTGA